A part of Saccopteryx bilineata isolate mSacBil1 chromosome 8, mSacBil1_pri_phased_curated, whole genome shotgun sequence genomic DNA contains:
- the TIGIT gene encoding T-cell immunoreceptor with Ig and ITIM domains encodes MQWCFLLIWAQGLRQASLPASGAMTGRIVTVGNISAEEGGSVILQCHLSSTTAKVTQVNWEQKNRLLAIHHTNLGWHINPAFQERVVPGPGPGLTLQALTMNDTGEYDCIYHTFPDGIYKGRLFLEVLQSSGAEHGTRLWILFLGVVLLVVICTAVTGVVTVARKKKFLRIHSAESGLGREPSGQEEWGPSIVSSPGSGALAAAAPAGLCRGQSGGDYAEPHDYFNVLTYRSLGDISPPAETR; translated from the exons ATGCAGTGGTGTTTCCTCCTGATCTGGGCCCAGGGGCTGAGGCAGGCTTCCCTCCCGGCTTCAG GAGCTATGACAGGCAGAATAGTAACCGTGGGGAACATTTCTGCAGAGGAAGGTGGCTCTGTCATCTTACAATGTCACCTCTCCTCTACCACTGCCAAAGTGACTCAGGTCAACTGGGAGCAGAAGAACCGACTCCTGGCCATTCATCATACTAACTTGGGGTGGCACATCAACCCCGCCTTCCAGGAGCGAGTGGTCCCCGGCCCGGGCCCGGGGCTCACTCTCCAGGCGCTGACCATGAATGACACAGGGGAGTACGACTGCATCTATCATACCTTCCCTGACGGCATCTACAAAGGGAGGCTCTTTCTGGAGGTCCTCCAGAGCTCAG GGGCTGAGCACGGTACTAGGTTGTGGATCCTGTTTCTTGGAGTCGTCTTGCTGGTGGTCATCTGCACAGCAGTCACAGGGGTGGTCACAGTGGCTAGAAAG aagaaGTTTCTTAGAATCCATTCTGCAGAAAGCGGCCTCGGGAGAGAGCCATCTGGACAGGAGGAATGGGGCCCCAGCATTGTGTCATCCCCTGGAAGTGGCGCCCTGGCAGCAGCAGCACCTGCCGGCCTTTGCAGAGGGCAGAGCGGGGGTGACTATGCAGAGCCACACGACTACTTCAATGTCCTGACTTACAGGAGCCTTGGGGACATCAGCCCCCCAGCGGAAACAAGATAG